One segment of Vibrio agarivorans DNA contains the following:
- a CDS encoding AAA family ATPase produces the protein MTLSTDAHPAFISITEQVKKHVIGQEHVVKALALGLLTKGHILLEGLPGTAKTRAVKSLADALTVNFGRIQFTPDLLPSDITGSETYQEHNGRPQLNFQPGPIFNHLVLADEINRAPAKVQAALLEAMAEYTITVGGKTHPLPELFMVLATQNPVEQEGTYPLPEAQMDRFMLKVDVSYPNAKAEKAIIRLVRGEDRAENTNSTSSNSASLSPEVVFAARAQVDLVEISELCEDYLIDLIMATREPHAYPESRLAQWIEIGVSPRASIAMDKCARAHAWLAGRDHVLPDDIRAIATMVLGHRITLSYDALADGVTSTDVINELLDHVMIG, from the coding sequence ATGACCCTCTCGACTGATGCACACCCGGCTTTTATCTCCATCACTGAACAAGTCAAAAAACACGTTATTGGTCAGGAACATGTTGTCAAAGCACTCGCTTTAGGCTTATTGACCAAAGGACATATTTTGCTTGAAGGCTTACCCGGTACGGCCAAAACCCGAGCAGTAAAATCCTTAGCGGATGCACTCACTGTAAACTTCGGTCGAATTCAGTTTACACCTGATCTACTCCCGTCAGATATCACTGGGAGCGAAACCTATCAAGAGCACAATGGCAGGCCACAACTAAACTTCCAGCCCGGCCCTATCTTTAATCATTTAGTGTTAGCCGATGAAATCAACCGTGCTCCAGCCAAAGTGCAAGCGGCATTGCTAGAAGCCATGGCGGAATACACCATTACCGTAGGTGGAAAAACCCATCCACTGCCTGAACTGTTCATGGTGCTCGCAACGCAAAACCCTGTAGAGCAAGAAGGGACTTACCCGCTTCCTGAAGCGCAGATGGATCGCTTCATGCTCAAGGTCGATGTCAGCTACCCTAATGCTAAAGCTGAGAAAGCTATTATTCGCTTGGTTCGCGGTGAAGATCGCGCTGAAAACACAAACTCAACCTCATCAAACTCAGCGTCATTGTCTCCAGAAGTCGTTTTTGCGGCTCGTGCCCAAGTCGACCTTGTCGAAATATCCGAACTCTGTGAGGACTACCTCATTGACCTCATAATGGCAACGCGTGAGCCTCACGCTTACCCAGAATCGCGTCTTGCACAATGGATAGAGATTGGGGTGAGCCCTCGAGCTTCCATCGCGATGGATAAGTGTGCACGAGCTCACGCTTGGCTTGCTGGGCGTGATCATGTACTACCTGATGACATCAGAGCGATCGCTACGATGGTACTAGGTCATCGCATCACACTCTCTTACGATGCGCTGGCTGATGGCGTCACAAGCACGGATGTCATCAATGAGCTTCTTGACCATGTTATGATCGGCTAA
- a CDS encoding DUF58 domain-containing protein, producing MIKPTRSPAPVPHDARLYTDYAQLVRIQAYAHTLNLLPNSRIGSKLDGRHSSKLRGRGLNFEELRHYQIGDDIRNIDWKVTLRTGQPHVRGYTEEKDRHVIVCIDQRSSMFFASTNVMKSVVASEITALVGWRALKESDRVSFLLMDDAQCRVNKATRSQSTLLAFFKTLAQTNQALNAQGIARSQQSFSHFIDHLTRNKTHGSTVFIVSDWQDASPKDVDRLHQLQRSNDVIPVIITDPLEQQLPKNLIENTLHVGDGEYQFSLAHETQRQTINHALKRNFDDTSHQLTRLIATKGLPVVALSTQGDHIKLFGQYVGGYKK from the coding sequence ATGATCAAGCCAACTCGCTCTCCAGCCCCCGTCCCACATGATGCTAGACTCTATACGGACTACGCACAGCTGGTACGAATACAAGCCTATGCCCATACGCTCAATCTGCTACCGAATAGCCGTATTGGCTCAAAGCTCGATGGACGTCATTCTTCGAAACTGCGTGGACGCGGGCTTAATTTCGAGGAGTTGCGTCACTATCAGATTGGTGATGATATTCGTAATATCGACTGGAAAGTGACTTTAAGAACCGGTCAGCCGCACGTTCGTGGCTACACAGAAGAAAAAGATCGTCACGTCATCGTCTGCATTGATCAACGCAGCTCGATGTTTTTTGCATCAACGAATGTTATGAAATCGGTAGTCGCGAGTGAGATCACCGCTCTAGTCGGCTGGCGAGCCCTGAAAGAAAGCGATCGCGTGTCGTTCCTATTAATGGATGATGCTCAATGTCGTGTGAACAAAGCTACCCGTAGCCAATCGACTCTTTTAGCTTTCTTCAAGACGCTTGCTCAAACCAATCAAGCGCTCAACGCGCAAGGTATCGCCCGAAGTCAGCAGTCATTTTCACACTTCATTGACCACTTAACTCGCAACAAGACTCATGGTTCAACAGTTTTTATCGTCAGTGATTGGCAAGATGCGTCACCTAAGGATGTTGATCGCCTCCATCAGTTGCAGCGCAGCAATGATGTAATTCCGGTCATCATAACCGACCCTTTGGAGCAACAGCTTCCAAAAAATCTTATTGAAAATACACTGCATGTCGGAGATGGTGAATACCAGTTTAGCCTCGCGCATGAAACGCAGCGACAAACCATCAATCATGCATTAAAACGCAATTTCGATGACACGTCACACCAACTGACTCGCCTAATCGCAACCAAAGG
- a CDS encoding arylsulfatase, translating into MANVLSKVAVSVGALVTAGAAVAADKPNILAIWGDDIGIFNIGAYNHGMMGYETPNIDRIANEGAIFTDHYGQQSCTAGRAAFLTGQEPFRTGLLTIGMPGSDHGIPDWAPTIADLLKEQGYMTAQFGKNHMGDQDKHLPTAHGFDEFFGNLYHLNAEEEPETYYYPKDPEFRKQFGPRGVIKSTADGKIEDTGPMTRKRMETADEEFLESSLDFMERAVKADKPFFIWHNTTRMHVWTRLQEKYQGASGVSIYADGMLEHDDHVGVLLDKLDELGVADNTIVIYSTDNGAETATWPDGGATFFHGEKGTTWEGGFRVPQLVRWPGVIEPGTKINDMMSHKDWIPTLLAAAGDDKVVEKLKSEKGARYNGKQWRVHLDGYNFLPYFEGKAEEGPRNGLLYFSANAELDAIRTGDFKVQFAHMEGNISDGVRFQTNWPSIVHLRADPFEKAPHESGMYIRWMADNMWLFVPAAGQIQEFLATVPDYPFQSSQVLNPGMFNQNVMMLQGRLQRLEAAVAK; encoded by the coding sequence ATGGCAAACGTACTGAGCAAGGTCGCAGTAAGCGTCGGTGCACTAGTTACAGCTGGTGCAGCGGTTGCCGCTGATAAACCTAACATTCTCGCTATCTGGGGTGATGATATTGGTATCTTCAATATCGGTGCATACAACCACGGCATGATGGGATACGAAACACCGAACATTGATCGCATTGCAAATGAAGGTGCAATTTTCACGGATCATTATGGTCAACAATCTTGTACCGCGGGTCGTGCTGCGTTCCTTACGGGCCAAGAACCGTTCCGTACGGGTCTTTTGACGATTGGTATGCCAGGCTCAGATCACGGTATTCCTGATTGGGCACCAACTATTGCGGATCTTCTGAAAGAGCAGGGCTACATGACCGCTCAATTTGGTAAGAACCACATGGGTGACCAAGATAAGCACCTTCCTACTGCACACGGTTTCGACGAGTTCTTCGGTAATCTTTACCACTTGAATGCTGAAGAAGAGCCAGAAACATACTACTATCCAAAAGACCCAGAGTTCCGTAAGCAGTTCGGCCCTCGTGGTGTAATTAAGTCAACCGCTGATGGCAAGATCGAAGATACTGGCCCAATGACGCGTAAGCGTATGGAAACGGCTGACGAGGAGTTCTTAGAGTCGTCACTTGATTTCATGGAGCGCGCAGTTAAGGCGGACAAGCCATTCTTTATCTGGCACAACACAACCCGTATGCACGTTTGGACACGTCTACAAGAGAAGTACCAAGGTGCTTCAGGCGTTTCTATTTACGCTGACGGTATGTTAGAGCACGATGACCATGTTGGTGTGCTGCTAGACAAGCTCGACGAGCTAGGTGTTGCTGACAACACTATCGTTATCTACTCAACAGATAACGGTGCAGAAACAGCAACATGGCCTGATGGCGGTGCAACCTTCTTCCACGGTGAAAAAGGGACAACATGGGAAGGTGGCTTCCGTGTACCTCAGCTTGTTCGTTGGCCTGGCGTTATCGAACCAGGTACAAAGATCAACGACATGATGTCTCACAAAGACTGGATCCCTACGCTTCTTGCAGCAGCGGGTGACGACAAAGTCGTTGAGAAACTGAAGTCTGAAAAAGGCGCTCGTTACAACGGTAAGCAGTGGCGTGTACACCTAGATGGTTACAACTTCTTACCTTACTTTGAAGGTAAAGCAGAAGAAGGTCCACGTAATGGTCTTCTTTACTTCTCAGCAAACGCTGAGCTAGATGCAATCCGTACTGGTGATTTCAAAGTTCAGTTTGCTCACATGGAAGGTAACATCTCTGATGGTGTGCGTTTCCAAACTAACTGGCCGTCAATTGTTCACCTACGTGCTGACCCATTCGAAAAAGCACCGCACGAATCTGGTATGTACATTCGTTGGATGGCAGATAACATGTGGCTATTCGTACCAGCTGCTGGTCAAATCCAAGAGTTCCTAGCAACGGTTCCTGATTACCCATTCCAGTCAAGCCAAGTGCTTAACCCTGGTATGTTTAACCAGAACGTGATGATGCTACAAGGCCGTCTACAGCGCTTAGAAGCCGCTGTCGCTAAGTAA